The DNA sequence TAAAGCATTTCCGACGTGAGTATATATGTggactgcatgaactttacaaaaatctctgctcttcaccaacttcatcctgcagccGTCACCTGTCACGTGGAGGCTCCGtcgtgtggtggctaatttctgcattactaaatgaggagagttacaaacttcacacaccagtcagagttatacttaaaactacatctttaataattaagatgcttttgcaaaagcacttgactttcaatgatgcgctatctctaatgaaccattgaaaagtgactacacagaagtacaaagatcttttatagccaagatacaagatacatgacgaaccacagatacatagaatgggtcacaaggttaagttttgtatgaaagatatctataaaacatagcagacagcaactgctgtgtcaacagtgttcattgtatagaccattgtctggtcctcctaccccaaactggaaccgtctctccctggcacgatatagaacagaaccattagctcatccaatggcataaatcaattgacaactctagatactctcatctcaagtaaaccccctcttgactccactcctggacaagctcactgaggggagtgagcctctaggtcatacactatcccaagataagtgcaacatcagagaggacatacaatggtccagacactgccatacaccttcccccaatgccaaaggagggagtgacttgtgcacagacattgtggagacaagtaattggttccccattaatcacgccatcccttcacatggtttaacagattcttgtcatatgtgaatgtatctcacatgagcatattatgcaaataaaacatcttaattatctatgttacccaactaattctgattcatctgccacaattgtcaaccaatcattagtgtttttgtttgacccatgcGAACAAAaacatgactgaaacaggaaccaattTGCTGCAGTTAATGTGTAGCCTACAGTGCATAAATGAATGATGTGATTGAGGCTCTCTCATTTATTGATTGTATAATGTACACACAaatgatttcagtttgtgagtgGGTGTTGGAGACATGTTTTTTTGACATTATAAACGAAACCttttataaacaatggcaacactgccatggtgatctgagccttgctgttggaaaatgACATTAGTATCCGAATTTCGGATGTGGCAGATGCACCTCTCCTGACTTTACTTCTTGACTTTGGTCTACAGTCAGTTGCTTTAGCCTTACCACTCAAATGAGCCCTACTATATGTTTGCGTCTGAAAAATTAAAGACTCAGATCATCAGAAGaatatgtgtgtggtgtgtttgcatAATGTGAGTGTTTAATTGGCGTCTGTCTGAATTCAGAATTTGTCCAAGATGTTGCACTATGTACAACTGAAACTTGTTAACCATCTACTGTTGCTATGCTGAATGAAACACACTGTTTAAAAGAAGGCATGTGTAAAATAATGGTGCCTAACTGCTCATTTAGCCACTAAACTTCAAATGAATCAAGGGAATTTTGTACAAGCAATAATTTAAACCCGATCAATGAAGTGCCAAGACAAAATGTGTTTCCTACTtgagagcaggggtgtcaaactcattccatggagggcctagtgtctgtaggtttttgttttttcctttcaattaagacctagacaactacTGTAGGTGAGGGGAGTAATTAGTGGCCCTAATTCAGCAATCAAGTACAAGGAaggagcgaaaacccacagacactcggccctccgtgtaATGAGTTTGAAGCGCGCTTTAGAGTAAGGGCTGTCAAACCTGTCAGGAACTCAATTAGAGAATCAACCACACCTGAGTAAATGTCTGAattccaaatcaacccctagcccctacacctaCCACTTAGTCGCTTATGGGCATTTGAAATGATCAGATAGGTTATAGCAATATGGTAATTGCTTCACCTTGCCTTCTGATAGGCTGGATGCAATTGTGGCCATATTGCTTATACCTATTCAATCATTTCTGATTCACAGAAGTGTTTAGGCCAGGGTGTAGGATTTAGGGGTCAATTTGGAATTAGGAATCAAATGTAGTTCAGGGGCTTACAGCTGTCCTTAATTAGCCAATGACATTAGAAGGGTCTGGGGATTTGTTTAAAAGGAGCAACCAAAAGCCTGTCAGATACAGCAAAAGGGATATTATGCTAGGGCTTATACTGACCATTAGTTCTGATTACTGGGGAGGTTTTGAAGCGCAAAGTGGCCATGATTATTGGAATCGCTTTCAGGTAGGTTTTTAAAAGTATTGATCTAGTTTGTTTCCCTTGTCCTTCAGGTGTTACAGGTAGCTATGTTTATaacagactttttttttttttaagagttTCTTGGCTTTGTTGCCTGCTAATTGGAGGGATAACCTGTTCTACATCAAGTGAGTTTCTACACATTAATTTCAAATAACAGTTGCGGTTCCAGTAACTTCAAAGGCTGGCATTATACTTTACTTTTTCTAACCTAGGTGATGGGTATCCTGCACTAGGTTCTGATGCAGCATGGCTCTATGCAGGCTCACTTGGGTCTAAAGGATATGGTAATTACAACTCTCCAACAGCTGAAATGCAAGCGCAGCTGACCGAAGAGCAACAGAAGCATCCGGCTGCCATCCTGCAAAAACAACTGGCCCCCATGTCCCAGGCACCTCAGAAAATGTGGTATCCAGCTCAAATGCCCCAGAAGCAACCAGCTACTGAACTTCAGCATCAGAAGGAACAGGCCTCCATACCCCAGCTACCTcagcaagtgtggcatccagTTCAAATACCCCAGCAGCAAAAGCAACCAGCTACTGGTCCTCAGCAGCAGAAGGAACTGACCACCATGCCCCAGAAGCAACTGGCTCCAATGCCTATACCTCAGAACCAACCAACAGCTATGCCCCAGCAAGCATGGTATCCAGCCCCAATGCCTCCACCGCAGAAGCAACCGGCCACCATGCCCcagcaagtgtggcatccagctcaGCAGCACAGCAGCAGAACCTCAGCAGCAGAAGGAACCGGCCGCCATAACTCAGCAAGTGTTgcatccagctcaaatgctgCTGAAGCAACCGACTGCCATGCCCCAGCAAGTGTGGTATCCAGCTCAAAAGCCCCAGAAATAACCAGTCCCTATGCGTCAACCGCAGAAGGAACTGACCTCCAATCCACCACAACTGTGGCAATCTGCTCAAATGCCCCAGCAGCATAAGCAACCGGCTGCCACGCTTCAGCAAGTGTGGCAAGCGGCCCCCATGCCCCAGCAGCCTCATGACGTGTGGTATCCAGCTAAAATGGTCCAGAAGCAACAACCCTCTGCAACTCGGCAGCAGAAGGAACTGACCGCCATGCCTCAGCAAGAgtggcatccagctcaaatgcCCCAGAAGCAACCAACCGCTGAACCTCAGCAGCAGAAGCAACTGACCGACCTTGGCCCAGGAAGTGTGGACTCCAGCTCAATGTCCCCAGCAGCAGAAGCAACCGGCTGCTGAAACTCGGCAGAAAATTGAACCGACCGCCATGCCCCAGCCACCTCAGCAAGTGATGCATCCAGCTCAATTTCCCCAGGAGCGGAAGCAACCAGCCCCAATGCCTTTACCGCAGAAGGAACTGACCGCCATACCTCAGCAAGTGTTTTATCCAGCTCAAATGCCCCAGAAGCAACCGACTGCTGAACCTCAGCAGCAGAATGAATTGGCCAGCATAACGCCGCAACTGTTGCATCCAGTGCACATGCCCCAGCAGCAACTGGCCACCATACCCCAGCAAGTTAGGTATCCAGCTCAAATGCCCCAGAAGCATCTGGCCTCCATGCCTCTGCCGCAGAAGCAACCGGCCACCATGCCGCCGCAAGTGTTgcatccagctcaaatgctgCAGAAGCAACTGGCCGCTGAACTTCAGCAGCAAATTGAACCGACCGCCATGCCCCAGCCACCTAGCAAGTGTGGCATCCAGATCAATTTCCCCCGGCACAGAAGCAACCAGCCCCTATGCATCTACCGCAGAAGGAAATGACCGCCGTACCCCAACTGTTGCAAACAGCTCAAAATCCCCAGCAGCATAAGCAACCGGCTGCCATGCTTCAGCAAGTGTGGCATCTGGCGCAGAAGCAACCGGCCCCTATGCCCCAGCAGCCTCACGACGTGTGGTATCCAGCTAAAATGGTCCAGAAGCAACAAGTCGCTGCACTGACCGCCATGCCGCAGACACATcagcaagtgtggcatccagctcaaTTTTCCCAGCAGCAGAAGCAACCGGCCTCCACGCCTCTTCCGCAGGAGCAACCGACCGCCGTACCCAAGCAAGTGTGGTATCCAGCTCAAATGTCCCAGCAGCAACTGGCCTCCATGCCTCTACCGCAGAAGCAACTGACCCCCATGCCTCAGCAGAAGCACTACGAAAGCACTGAAGATGGTGTCTCTGGTAGCTCTCAGGCCAGCATTGTTGAACAGTTGGGTGTCATCCCAATCTATTCCTACAGTTCCAAATCGCACTACGAGAAGGGCAGAACTGTCTTCTCCCAAACCCGCTACACTCCTAGGGAGGCTATGCCTGTTGACAGTGGAAATGCTCCCAAGGACAGTTATGTTGGCATTGGTGCACCAAGCATACATCCACCACTAGTGAAGGATTCTGCAAGGTAATCGATAACTTTAACCTTCTCTGAACTTTACTCTCTGACTTTGAAGTTCTTTGTACTAACCATGTGTTTATCAACAGGGAAATGTAATGGAGTCATCCTCTAGAAGCTCTAATGGTGAGAATTGTTTGACATTGGTTACATAACATTCTGTATTGCTGACACTGTTTGCATTTCTTTCTGCTTTTGTTTCGACCAGGAAGTTGCTGGTGCTCTAGCGTGATGGAATCAATAAACAATtttattttcaaaaatgttttgtcTCTGTGAAATAATGATTCTTGTGTCCATTACTTCTAATTGAGAACAGGTGGTGTGCAGTCTGTAGTAAAAATGACTGCGTTTAAGTTAATTCTTTGCTTTTCTAATCTTTTCACCTTTGCTACTGGTTGTTCAAAATAATAGCTTGGGTCTACATAAGAACATTTGTCAAGGGGTGACTTGTCAGACATTCCTCATGTTCATACTTCAGCTGTAGGCATGCATTGTATACAGTGAGACTGTCTTCAACCTCGGTCTAAGCTGTTGGTGAGTAAGCTAATGTATAGGGAATTGTTTTTAGATGGTCAGACCATGGCTCATTTGGCATTAGAATTGAGTGACCTTTTAGTTTTAAACTTGCATTTGGCCTTATACTATAGCCCATATGGCAAAGTCAAATCAGTTTAGGTGTCTGTCCCACATCTAGGTCATggctcaaatgttgttttggacACTTCAACCCCAGACTACTTCATTTAATTTGTCACAATATGGAATTTGACACAATCTCAATGTGTCTGCAGCCTTTATGCACAACACATTTCTACCGGACCACTGAGGTTGCAACAGCCCCTGGCAGGAACTTCATTAGCCTTCATTAAAAGGTGCACTTGATTTAAGCTCACCCAGTGCCGTGGAGAGTTAGATTTCCCTCTATAAAAGCATCGGATCGGTCCATGATGTGCAAACCCTCCAGCACACCAGCTGAATGAAGTATAGACACCTAAACTCAATTGGGCCAATGGAAGTTCAGTTCAGTGGCTGGCAGGGTCTAGGATTCCTTTATAAGGTGCAGCAACAAAGATGAGCAGCTACAATTAGGAAGATCTCCTTGTAATGCTTCTGGCTACCATTGGTTTTCATATTGAGGTGTGGATTTGAAAAAGGGCTGTGACTTTTGAACTACTTGAGATGAGTTGTATAGCTCTCGTTTGTTTCCCTCTTTGTTCCAGGTTTTACAGGTAGCTGTTAACTGAAGGATACATTTTTATTATTCCTTGGATTTGTTGCCTGTTAATTGGAGGGATAACCTGCTATGCTCCACCTAAAGGTGTTTGTGCTACACAAAGTAATTCAGTTAAAATAACACTTTGTATAGTGCCAAGAACTTTAATAAATGGCATTTTACTATGCAGAAATTTCTTGGCTCCTAGGTAATTATTAATATAAAGACACCAGCTCCTATTCTAAAGCAACAAGAGGGACCAGCTCCTATGCCCCAGCAagaaggcctcccgagtggtgcaggtactgcagcgctagaggcgtcactacagacccgggtttgttCAGTGCTGTATCACAAATGGCTGTgatcggaagtcccatagggcagcgcacaattcgCCCAGCGTCGTCTtggtttggggagggtttggccggtggacTTCACAAGTAGGCGGtaactgtaaataagaatttgttcttaactgacttgcctagctaaacaAAATAAACTGTCTTGTGTCCCAGCAACAAAAGGAACCGGCTCCCATGCAGAAGCAACCAGCTACAATGCAGAAGCAACCAGCTACAATGTCTCAGCAAGTGTGGTGGCTAGCGCAAATATCTTCGGTGAAGCAACCGGCTGCTGTGCCTCAGCAGCAGAAGCAACCGACTGCCCTGCCACAGAATCCTTAGCAAGTGTGGCATCCAGCCCAAATTCACCCAGCAGCAGAAGCAACCGGCCCCCATTCCTCAGCAAGTGTGGCATCCCGCTCCAATGCCGCAGAAGCAACCGACTGCCATGCCTCAGCACCAGAAGCAACCAGCTGCCATGCCACAGAAGCCTcagcaagtgtggcatccagctcTGATGCAAAAGCAGCCGGACGCTGATCCTAAGCAACCTCAGCAAGTGTGGTGTAAAGCTCCAATTTTCCCAGCAACTGTGACATCTGTCTCAAATGCAGGAGCAGCAGAGTCAACCGGCCCCCAATCCCCAAcaagtgtggcatccagctcCAATGCCTCAGCAGCAGAAGCAACCGACTGCCATGCCCCAACAAGCGTGACATCTGGTTTAAATGCCCCAGCAAAAAAAGCAACCGGCCACAGCCTCGGCGGCAGATGCAACCGACCGCCATGCCTTAGCAAGTGTGGCGTCCAGCTTGAATGCAGCAGAAACAACCGACTGCCATGCCTCAGCAGCAGAAGCAAGTGTGGCATCCAGCCCAAATTCCCAAGCAGCAGAATCAACCGGCCCCTATGCTCCAGCAAATGTGGCATCCAGCTCCGACGCAAAAGCAGCTGGACGCTGATCCTATGCAGCCTCCGCTAGTGTGGTATCCAGCTCCAATGTCCCAGCAGCAGAAGCAACTGACTGCCATGCCTCAGCAAGTCTGCCATCCAGCCCAAATGCCCCAGAAGCAACTGGCCCGATGTCTCAGCAGAAGCACTATGAAAGTACAAAAGATGGTGGTTTTTGTAGCTCTCAGGCCAGCATCGTTGAACAGTCAGTTCTCATCCCAATCCGTTCCTACAGTTCCTGTTGACTGATTATGCCTGTTGACAGTGGAAATGCTCCCAATGACAGTGATGTTGGAATATTTGAACCAAGCACATACCCACCACTAGTAAAGGATCCTACAAGGTAACGTTCAACTTCAATCTGATCTCAACTTTGCTCTTTGAATTTGAAGTCCTTTTTACTAACTATGTATGTGCCAACAGGAAAATCTAATGGTGGAGTCATCCTTTAGAAGCTGATGGTGAGACTTTTAATGTCAAATTGATGAAATAAGATTCTGTTGGTGACACGGTTttaatttatttcagattttagtCTTGCTTTTGTTTTGACCAGGAAGTTGCCGGTGCTCTTGCTACTCTTGCAAGATTGAATCAATAAAAATGTGTCCTTGGAAAACTGAGGTTTCTCCTGTACCCACTGTGCTTGCTGATTTCAAGACGGTGATGTGGGTCGCCAGTGCAGTTTGTAGTAAAAGGGAATGTGGCTCAGTTTTCAAATATCTGGTGTTTACATTTGCTACTGGTTGTTCAAATTCCAAGTTTGGTTTTACATTAGTGTTGTTAAGTGGTGACGTCAGAACTTCCTCATGGTCCTATTTTGTGTAtgttgacaccccttcaaattactggattcggctattttGGCCTCACCAGcatataaaatcaagcacacagccatgcatacagccttactgaagagcttagtgactttcaacatggcagtCACAGGATGACACTTTtccaagtcagtttgtcaaataaGTCCTGTTAATGTTATAGGCCACACAAACTCTCAGAACAGTGCTGTAGCGCGTAATCGTCTGTCCCGGTTACAACActtggtgtaaagcttgctgccattggactctagcGCATGCTGTTTCAGCacgacaatgcccctgtgcacagcgcaaggtccatacagaaatgttttgagattggtgtggaagaatttgacggGCCTGCAAATAGCCaagacctcaaccctat is a window from the Salmo trutta chromosome 38, fSalTru1.1, whole genome shotgun sequence genome containing:
- the LOC115177926 gene encoding antigen LPMC-61-like, producing MIIGIAFRVSWLCCLLIGGITCSTSSDGYPALGSDAAWLYAGSLGSKGYGNYNSPTAEMQAQLTEEQQKHPAAILQKQLAPMSQAPQKMWYPAQMPQKQPATELQHQKEQASIPQLPQQVWHPVQIPQQQKQPATGPQQQKELTTMPQKQLAPMPIPQNQPTAMPQQAWYPAPMPPPQKQPATMPQQVWHPAQQHSSRTSAAEGTGRHNSASVASSSNAAEATDCHAPASVHKQPAATLQQVWQAAPMPQQPHDVWYPAKMVQKQQPSATRQQKELTAMPQQEWHPAQMPQKQPTAEPQQQKQLTDLGPGSVDSSSMSPAAEATGC